A window of Paraburkholderia bryophila contains these coding sequences:
- the copM gene encoding CopM family metallochaperone, which produces MKNLRAFRALCLFSGLAFAVAAAPVHAQQSGTMPGMPGMKMPASTGAGSSDSTQAFKAADDKMMQGMSAPAYTGDTDKDFVAHMIPHHQGAVEMAQVELKYGKDPELKRLARNIIKAQHDEIAFMQRWQAKHGVK; this is translated from the coding sequence ATGAAAAACCTTCGCGCCTTTCGCGCCCTCTGTCTGTTCAGCGGCCTGGCGTTTGCCGTCGCGGCCGCGCCGGTTCACGCGCAGCAAAGCGGCACCATGCCCGGCATGCCGGGCATGAAAATGCCGGCTTCGACAGGCGCCGGCTCAAGCGATTCGACGCAAGCGTTCAAGGCCGCCGACGACAAGATGATGCAAGGCATGAGCGCGCCCGCCTACACCGGCGACACCGACAAGGATTTCGTCGCGCATATGATTCCGCACCATCAGGGCGCGGTTGAAATGGCGCAAGTGGAATTGAAATACGGCAAGGACCCGGAGTTGAAGCGCCTGGCTCGCAACATCATCAAGGCCCAGCACGATGAAATCGCGTTCATGCAGCGTTGGCAGGCAAAACACGGCGTGAAGTAA
- a CDS encoding heavy-metal-associated domain-containing protein has protein sequence MEFEIPDMTCGGCANAIKRAVTQFDPAAKLDVDVPVKIVKVTSTQSSQRIIEVIEAAGFHPLART, from the coding sequence ATGGAATTCGAAATCCCGGATATGACGTGCGGCGGATGCGCCAATGCGATCAAGCGTGCAGTCACCCAATTCGACCCCGCCGCGAAGCTCGACGTCGACGTCCCCGTTAAAATCGTCAAGGTCACGTCGACGCAATCGTCGCAGCGGATTATCGAGGTCATCGAGGCAGCGGGTTTTCATCCGCTGGCAAGAACCTGA
- a CDS encoding TolC family protein: MSRPLFPTPRVLAIAAAVLLLAGCTTFSKDGGFATVSSTASERLGKDTALITTDQDRNAVAKRTDELLAKPLDMDDAVQIALLNNRGLQAAYSELGIAEADLVQAGRLPNPGFTFSRTHGGNDLSISRTFTLGLMNVLTMPLATRIESRRFERTRLLAADAMLKVAADARRAYINAAAAKQSAAYAVQVTDAAQASAELALRMQQAGHFSKLEYAREQAFYAETMAQGVRAQQVALAAREKLTRVMGLWGSQASQYALPERLPDLPRERAELPDLERFAMNNRLDIQAAKLQTQSVASSLGLSKATRFINALDVGYQNNFTTSDGREQGYEISVEIPVFDWGGAKVARAEAIYLQSANRLGETAIDARSEVREAYSAYISDYELARHYRDEVVPIRKTISNELLLRYNGMLASVFELLADSREQIGAVNSAIDALKDYWLAETDLQLALGGRLPPVALAATPLLPATQTASSNESKGQ, encoded by the coding sequence ATGAGTCGGCCCCTGTTTCCCACTCCCCGCGTGTTGGCTATTGCCGCGGCGGTTTTATTGCTCGCCGGTTGCACGACGTTTTCGAAAGACGGCGGATTCGCGACCGTTTCCAGCACAGCCTCGGAACGGCTCGGCAAAGATACCGCGTTAATCACGACGGATCAGGACCGCAACGCGGTCGCCAAACGCACCGATGAACTGCTGGCCAAACCGCTCGACATGGACGACGCGGTCCAGATCGCGCTATTGAACAATCGTGGCCTGCAAGCTGCGTACAGCGAGCTAGGCATCGCCGAAGCCGATCTGGTTCAGGCGGGGCGGCTGCCGAATCCCGGCTTCACGTTTAGCCGCACGCACGGTGGCAACGACCTGAGCATTAGCCGCACATTCACGCTCGGCCTCATGAACGTGCTGACGATGCCGCTGGCCACGCGTATCGAAAGCCGTCGCTTCGAACGGACCCGTTTGCTCGCGGCGGATGCAATGCTAAAAGTCGCGGCCGATGCGCGACGCGCGTACATCAACGCGGCGGCGGCGAAGCAATCCGCGGCCTACGCGGTGCAGGTGACGGACGCGGCGCAGGCGAGCGCCGAACTCGCGTTGCGGATGCAGCAGGCCGGCCATTTCAGCAAGCTGGAGTACGCGCGCGAGCAGGCTTTCTACGCGGAAACCATGGCGCAAGGTGTGCGAGCACAGCAGGTGGCGCTGGCGGCGCGAGAAAAGCTCACCCGCGTGATGGGCCTGTGGGGCTCGCAAGCGTCGCAATACGCGCTGCCCGAACGCTTACCCGATCTTCCTCGGGAGCGTGCCGAGTTGCCCGACCTCGAGCGCTTCGCCATGAACAACCGCCTCGACATTCAGGCGGCGAAACTGCAAACGCAAAGCGTCGCAAGTTCGCTGGGTCTGAGCAAGGCCACGCGCTTCATCAATGCGCTGGACGTCGGCTATCAGAACAACTTCACCACCTCCGACGGCCGCGAGCAGGGCTACGAAATCAGCGTCGAAATTCCGGTGTTCGATTGGGGCGGCGCGAAGGTGGCGCGCGCCGAGGCGATCTATTTGCAATCGGCGAACCGGCTTGGCGAGACGGCGATCGACGCGCGTTCCGAGGTACGTGAAGCGTATTCCGCCTATATCAGCGACTACGAGCTCGCCAGGCACTACCGCGACGAAGTCGTGCCGATCCGCAAAACCATTTCGAATGAACTGCTGCTTCGCTACAACGGCATGCTCGCGAGCGTGTTCGAACTGCTTGCCGATTCCCGCGAGCAGATCGGCGCGGTGAATAGCGCGATCGACGCGTTGAAAGACTACTGGCTCGCCGAAACCGATCTCCAACTAGCGCTCGGCGGCCGTTTGCCGCCTGTCGCGCTGGCCGCGACACCTCTCTTACCGGCGACGCAAACCGCCTCATCCAATGAATCCAAAGGTCAATGA
- a CDS encoding multicopper oxidase family protein, translating to MVTRRHFLGGSGAALLGAALVSKAGAASLPEAPTMATATMQPPLAPANGRPYTPVATLNGWSLPWRMKNGWKEFHLIAEPVVREMAPGMSANLWGYNGQAPGPTIEAVEGDKVRIFVTNRLPEHTTVHWHGMLLPCGMDGVGGLTQPHIPPGKTFVYEFQLEKHGTFMYHPHADEMVQMAMGMMGTFIVHPKDPGAMRVDRDFVFIMSAYDIDPGSFTPRVNEMTDFNLWTWNARVFPGIDALPVRAGDRVRIRVGNLTMTNHPVHLHGYHFEVVGTDGGWIPPSARWPEVTADVAVGQMRAIEFTANRPGDWAFHCHKSHHTMNAMGHQVPNLIGVPQKDLAQRINKLVPGYMAMGGTGGAMGGMEMPLPDNTLPMMTGTGPFGALEMGGMFSVVKVREGLGRDDYRDPGWFRHPKGTVAYEYTGELPEG from the coding sequence ATGGTGACACGTCGACATTTTCTCGGCGGCTCGGGCGCCGCTTTGCTGGGCGCGGCGCTGGTCAGCAAAGCCGGCGCGGCGTCGTTGCCCGAAGCGCCCACGATGGCCACCGCCACGATGCAGCCTCCGCTCGCGCCGGCCAATGGCCGGCCCTATACGCCCGTCGCCACGCTAAACGGCTGGTCGTTGCCGTGGCGCATGAAGAACGGCTGGAAAGAGTTTCATCTGATCGCCGAACCCGTGGTGCGCGAAATGGCGCCGGGCATGAGTGCGAATCTGTGGGGCTACAACGGCCAGGCGCCCGGCCCGACGATCGAGGCCGTGGAAGGCGACAAGGTGCGCATCTTCGTAACGAACCGGCTGCCGGAACACACCACGGTTCACTGGCACGGCATGCTGTTGCCGTGCGGTATGGACGGCGTAGGCGGTCTCACGCAGCCGCATATTCCGCCGGGTAAGACCTTCGTTTACGAGTTTCAATTGGAGAAGCACGGCACCTTCATGTATCACCCGCACGCGGACGAAATGGTGCAGATGGCGATGGGCATGATGGGCACGTTCATCGTTCATCCGAAAGACCCGGGCGCGATGCGGGTGGATCGCGACTTCGTGTTCATCATGTCCGCGTACGACATCGACCCGGGCAGCTTCACGCCGCGCGTCAACGAGATGACCGACTTCAACCTGTGGACGTGGAATGCGCGCGTGTTTCCGGGCATCGACGCGTTGCCGGTGCGCGCCGGCGACCGGGTGCGGATTCGCGTCGGCAATCTGACCATGACCAATCATCCGGTTCATCTGCACGGCTATCACTTCGAAGTGGTAGGCACGGACGGCGGCTGGATTCCGCCGTCCGCGCGCTGGCCCGAGGTGACCGCGGACGTCGCGGTCGGGCAGATGCGCGCGATCGAGTTCACGGCTAATCGCCCTGGCGACTGGGCGTTTCATTGCCACAAGTCGCATCACACGATGAACGCGATGGGACACCAGGTGCCGAACCTGATCGGCGTGCCGCAGAAGGACCTCGCGCAGCGCATCAACAAGCTGGTGCCCGGCTATATGGCGATGGGCGGCACGGGCGGCGCGATGGGCGGCATGGAAATGCCGCTGCCCGACAACACGCTGCCGATGATGACCGGCACCGGCCCGTTCGGCGCGCTGGAAATGGGCGGCATGTTCAGCGTCGTCAAAGTGCGCGAGGGACTCGGGCGCGACGACTATCGCGATCCGGGCTGGTTCAGGCATCCGAAGGGGACGGTGGCCTATGAATACACCGGCGAGTTGCCGGAGGGCTGA
- a CDS encoding universal stress protein: protein MLIPVLDNGGAVEAARYAAFLFLERGVTEVELLEVLEPVDQGRVAAFHSRSSLVREEKRAMLKALIDVRTILEEAGVPYHWKRVFGHRTKAIADYAALTQPDVMVIDASHMGFFRRMVTLASLARRTVTPVTMVH from the coding sequence ATGTTGATCCCTGTCCTCGACAATGGCGGCGCGGTCGAAGCCGCACGTTACGCGGCGTTCCTGTTTCTGGAGCGCGGTGTCACCGAGGTGGAATTGCTGGAAGTGCTCGAACCCGTCGATCAAGGGCGGGTCGCGGCGTTTCACTCGCGCAGCTCGCTCGTGCGGGAAGAAAAACGCGCCATGCTGAAGGCATTGATCGACGTTCGCACGATCCTCGAAGAAGCTGGCGTGCCGTATCACTGGAAACGGGTATTCGGTCACCGTACCAAAGCGATCGCCGATTACGCGGCGCTGACGCAACCCGACGTCATGGTGATCGACGCCAGCCATATGGGCTTTTTCCGCAGAATGGTCACGCTCGCTTCGCTGGCGCGCCGCACGGTCACGCCCGTGACGATGGTGCATTGA
- a CDS encoding ABC transporter ATP-binding protein: protein MLRFDNLSKRYGERVIFQGLHYENQAGCVALNDESGSGKSTLLGVLAGTIEADSGDVWIGGHALRSAPLAAQTALMYVPEDCMTYPDQTGRAYLHDVATARKTTVGAAALELADRFGLTPHLDKRFEQMSFGTRKKIFLTASVLGETSVLIADEPVGGLDASARAVLVELFSMLGETRTVFFSSYDTVFTEACQAASIQFSDLAG, encoded by the coding sequence ATGCTCCGATTCGACAACCTCAGCAAGCGCTACGGCGAACGCGTCATTTTTCAGGGACTGCACTACGAGAATCAGGCCGGTTGCGTCGCGCTGAATGACGAATCCGGCAGCGGCAAATCCACGCTGCTCGGTGTGCTGGCCGGCACGATCGAAGCCGATTCGGGCGATGTCTGGATTGGTGGTCACGCGTTGCGCAGCGCGCCGCTCGCCGCGCAAACCGCGCTGATGTATGTGCCGGAAGACTGCATGACGTATCCGGATCAAACCGGCCGCGCGTATCTGCACGACGTTGCCACAGCGAGAAAAACCACGGTCGGCGCCGCCGCGCTGGAGCTGGCGGATCGTTTCGGGCTTACGCCGCATCTCGACAAACGCTTCGAGCAGATGTCGTTCGGCACGCGCAAAAAGATTTTCCTCACGGCTTCCGTGTTGGGCGAAACCAGCGTGCTGATTGCGGATGAGCCGGTCGGCGGCCTCGATGCCTCAGCGCGTGCGGTGCTGGTGGAATTGTTCAGCATGCTGGGCGAAACCCGCACGGTGTTTTTCTCCAGCTACGACACGGTCTTTACCGAAGCTTGCCAGGCGGCCAGCATCCAGTTTTCCGACCTGGCGGGTTAG
- a CDS encoding MFS transporter — protein MQIAAGKTAPPSRAELRRIVTAIVIGNGFVAYDFTVYSFSAVIIGNLFFPSHSPASSLLLSLATFGAGFVMRPLGAIMIGHIADSRGRKAGLTVSLTLMTLGTWLIACLPDYASIGPAATVLMVLARLMQGLAAGGEIGPASASLMESAAYRQRCFMVSWRGASQGAAAFAAALVGASTTMLLSPAEMHAWGWRIPFVLGGLIGPVGWYLRRRMPAAAPQKRARLSPARMFAEHPRALVCGLLMMAAPSVGIYLTVFYMPAYLVRTLQRPPAISLWTACLSGLVILVVTPLFARAADRLASRKTLQYASLAASLVLAWPAFWALTHGAADLVALAIITAYVALAVNNAGPSSVLMMEALPVHRRAAGLAVIYSFGVVLFGGFSPFIVTWLINRTGDPMVPAWYLMGATLLTLAALKGFPEPATRGACSTCPSQPSA, from the coding sequence ATGCAAATTGCTGCCGGCAAAACGGCTCCGCCATCCCGCGCCGAACTCAGGCGTATCGTCACCGCCATCGTGATCGGCAACGGCTTCGTTGCGTACGACTTCACCGTTTATAGCTTCTCCGCCGTGATAATCGGCAATCTGTTCTTTCCGTCGCATAGCCCCGCGTCGTCGTTGTTGCTCTCGCTCGCCACCTTCGGCGCGGGCTTCGTGATGCGTCCACTCGGCGCGATCATGATTGGCCATATCGCCGACAGCCGCGGCCGCAAAGCGGGCCTCACGGTCTCGCTCACGCTAATGACGCTCGGCACGTGGCTGATCGCCTGCCTGCCGGACTATGCGTCGATCGGGCCCGCCGCGACCGTGCTGATGGTCCTCGCACGGCTGATGCAGGGGCTCGCGGCGGGCGGCGAGATCGGTCCCGCGTCGGCTTCGCTGATGGAATCGGCCGCTTACCGGCAGCGTTGTTTCATGGTGAGCTGGCGCGGCGCGAGCCAGGGCGCGGCCGCCTTTGCCGCCGCGCTGGTTGGCGCGAGCACCACGATGTTGCTGTCGCCCGCGGAAATGCACGCCTGGGGCTGGCGCATTCCGTTCGTGCTGGGCGGCCTGATCGGCCCGGTCGGCTGGTATCTGCGCCGCCGTATGCCGGCGGCCGCGCCGCAGAAACGCGCGCGGCTCTCGCCGGCGCGCATGTTCGCCGAGCATCCGCGTGCGCTGGTCTGCGGCCTGCTGATGATGGCCGCGCCGTCTGTGGGCATTTACCTGACCGTGTTTTACATGCCGGCCTACCTGGTCCGTACGCTGCAGCGGCCGCCGGCGATCAGCCTGTGGACCGCGTGCCTGTCCGGTCTCGTGATTCTCGTGGTGACGCCGCTCTTTGCGCGTGCAGCCGACCGGCTCGCGAGCCGCAAGACGCTGCAATACGCGTCGCTTGCGGCGTCGCTCGTTCTGGCGTGGCCGGCGTTCTGGGCACTGACCCACGGCGCGGCCGATCTGGTTGCGTTGGCAATCATCACGGCTTACGTCGCGCTGGCCGTCAACAACGCCGGCCCCAGTTCGGTGCTGATGATGGAAGCACTGCCTGTGCACCGGCGCGCTGCCGGACTAGCGGTGATTTACAGCTTCGGCGTGGTGCTATTCGGCGGATTTTCGCCGTTCATCGTGACGTGGCTGATCAACCGGACTGGCGACCCGATGGTGCCGGCGTGGTATCTGATGGGGGCGACGCTGCTGACGCTAGCCGCATTGAAGGGCTTTCCCGAACCGGCGACGCGCGGCGCGTGCAGCACCTGCCCGTCGCAACCGTCGGCGTGA
- a CDS encoding helix-turn-helix domain-containing protein, which produces MNQRSLPPHLAAAAAADSRSSISTSRFSTHGVATQKQALAWRERVGHVVDAPPSKEQIGSGFHGEIDLYAVGGMVFTDCRTDSMQLERSVARVSTDSRRDYVFQLFVEGEVGHVTGMHKKRSATGSVPGIVAFDLNQPFRADRPASRLLSLFVPAALVDQELDGPAIHGRIVEQGSPLTGLVLDHMTALAREMPTLDPAGAIEALQAGGQLLVAAFGKHARLTGASRAALQTAVMAQVRRYIEKNLHQSELTPTSVVQALQLKRATIYRWFEHEGGLGAVIRNRRLREAADELVRFPGLQVAEIAYGLGFQSASDFTRAFRRAFDMSPQDMRLRAFDLQLRNAA; this is translated from the coding sequence ATGAATCAGCGCTCCTTGCCCCCGCATCTGGCCGCGGCCGCCGCAGCCGATTCGCGCTCGTCGATTTCCACGAGCCGTTTCAGCACGCATGGCGTCGCCACGCAGAAGCAGGCGTTGGCGTGGCGCGAGCGAGTGGGGCATGTGGTCGACGCGCCGCCGTCGAAGGAACAGATTGGCAGCGGATTTCACGGTGAAATCGATTTGTATGCGGTCGGCGGCATGGTGTTTACCGATTGCCGCACCGATTCGATGCAACTGGAGCGCTCGGTAGCCCGCGTCTCTACAGATAGCCGGCGCGATTACGTGTTTCAACTGTTCGTGGAAGGCGAAGTTGGCCACGTTACGGGCATGCACAAGAAACGCAGCGCCACGGGCTCGGTGCCAGGCATCGTCGCGTTCGACCTGAACCAGCCGTTTCGCGCCGACCGCCCGGCGTCGCGGCTGCTGAGCCTGTTCGTGCCGGCTGCGCTCGTCGATCAGGAGCTGGACGGCCCGGCCATTCACGGCCGCATCGTCGAGCAAGGCTCGCCCCTGACCGGCCTCGTACTCGACCATATGACGGCGCTCGCCCGCGAAATGCCCACGCTCGACCCGGCCGGCGCGATCGAGGCCTTGCAGGCCGGCGGCCAGTTGCTGGTGGCCGCGTTCGGCAAGCACGCGCGGCTGACCGGCGCGAGCCGCGCCGCGCTGCAGACCGCGGTAATGGCACAGGTGCGCCGCTACATCGAAAAGAACCTGCACCAGAGCGAGCTCACGCCCACCAGCGTGGTTCAGGCGCTGCAATTGAAACGCGCGACGATTTATCGCTGGTTCGAGCACGAAGGCGGGCTGGGCGCGGTTATCCGCAACCGCCGGCTGCGCGAGGCGGCGGACGAACTAGTCCGTTTTCCGGGTCTTCAGGTCGCCGAAATCGCTTATGGGCTCGGTTTTCAGAGCGCGTCCGACTTTACTCGCGCGTTCCGCCGCGCCTTCGACATGAGTCCGCAGGACATGCGCCTGCGCGCGTTCGACCTGCAACTGCGCAACGCCGCATAG
- a CDS encoding AAA family ATPase — MKPGKNSLEKKRARKIAMAIGAALIVALLAFSVWHVQQRTAQAVPALTGVAKQMRQDPSAWIHEEKDASQMLRDVRDGNVAAVGVSPSAILVSRRDGAKYFVTDHNATFSHALLLGEPSSNQAAAYQLVWLPDADIRTGASRWIPVFDQVRDAISLMLPLLLIGGMVWFMRREMRGGASLLNKAPTLRFDDVIGAGEAKAALADIRGYLSDPQQFTSMGVRAPCGILMVGGPGVGKTRLAQALAGECGASFISITGSYFSAKYYGVGIQKVKHLFELARKNAPTVIFIDEADGLAKRTDTGGGPVEAESNRIINQLLAEMDGFASNEGVIIVAATNHPDNLDEALRRPGRFDRTVQVRLPDREDRAKIFRFYAERLKSKSADIDYDQLARLTTGLSPATVAMVVNQAGLVARKAGDVEIASKHFMEAIKIARIGDVSGAERALSEDERTRIAVHEAGHGLVAALLGTGVLEEVTILPRGGALGVALITKAQDKHLYRETEIRNEIQVLLGGRNAEILTFSEASSGAASDLQEASRISLDMVSKFGFNRDGDLFSLAALPSQYAGLQMKSAIDHANVLLKELNELCFGLLHAYEPVLRAIADELLEQETVPGETVYRLIREHKSTLKIVHEPAAA, encoded by the coding sequence ATGAAGCCGGGAAAGAACTCGCTTGAGAAAAAACGCGCACGCAAAATCGCCATGGCGATCGGGGCGGCGTTGATCGTGGCATTGCTCGCGTTCAGTGTGTGGCATGTGCAGCAGCGCACCGCGCAGGCGGTGCCGGCGCTGACGGGCGTCGCGAAGCAGATGCGGCAGGACCCGTCCGCGTGGATCCACGAAGAGAAAGACGCCTCGCAAATGCTGCGCGATGTTCGCGACGGCAACGTCGCGGCGGTGGGCGTGAGTCCCAGTGCGATCCTGGTGTCGAGGCGCGACGGTGCGAAGTACTTCGTCACCGACCACAACGCGACTTTCTCGCACGCGCTGCTGCTCGGTGAACCCAGCTCGAATCAGGCCGCCGCGTATCAACTCGTCTGGCTGCCCGACGCGGACATTCGCACGGGAGCGTCGCGCTGGATTCCGGTGTTCGATCAGGTGCGCGACGCCATTAGTCTGATGCTGCCGTTGCTGCTGATCGGCGGCATGGTGTGGTTCATGCGCCGCGAAATGCGCGGCGGCGCTTCGCTGCTGAACAAAGCGCCCACGCTGCGCTTCGACGACGTGATCGGCGCCGGCGAGGCGAAGGCGGCGCTTGCCGATATTCGCGGCTACCTGTCCGACCCGCAGCAGTTCACGTCGATGGGCGTGCGCGCGCCGTGCGGGATTCTGATGGTAGGCGGTCCGGGCGTCGGCAAGACACGGCTCGCGCAGGCGCTGGCCGGCGAATGCGGCGCGAGTTTCATTTCGATCACGGGCAGCTATTTCAGCGCGAAGTACTACGGTGTCGGCATTCAGAAGGTCAAGCATCTGTTCGAACTGGCGCGCAAGAATGCGCCCACGGTGATCTTCATCGACGAAGCCGACGGTCTCGCCAAACGCACCGATACCGGCGGCGGTCCGGTCGAAGCGGAGAGCAACCGCATCATCAATCAACTGCTGGCGGAGATGGACGGTTTCGCGTCGAACGAAGGCGTCATCATCGTCGCGGCGACCAATCACCCCGACAATCTCGACGAAGCGTTGCGCCGGCCGGGCCGTTTCGATCGCACCGTGCAGGTCCGTTTGCCGGATCGCGAAGACCGCGCGAAGATTTTCCGCTTCTACGCGGAGCGGCTGAAATCGAAGTCCGCCGACATCGACTACGACCAGCTCGCACGGCTCACTACTGGCCTGTCGCCGGCCACGGTTGCCATGGTGGTGAACCAGGCGGGCCTGGTCGCGCGCAAAGCCGGCGACGTCGAAATCGCGTCGAAGCATTTCATGGAGGCGATCAAGATTGCCCGGATCGGCGACGTGAGCGGTGCCGAGCGTGCATTGAGCGAAGACGAACGCACGCGCATCGCGGTGCATGAAGCGGGGCATGGCCTGGTCGCCGCGCTGCTCGGCACCGGCGTGCTGGAAGAGGTGACGATTCTGCCGCGCGGCGGCGCGTTGGGCGTTGCGCTGATCACCAAGGCACAAGACAAGCACCTGTATCGCGAGACCGAGATTCGCAATGAAATCCAGGTGCTGCTCGGCGGCCGGAACGCTGAAATTCTGACGTTTTCCGAAGCATCGAGCGGCGCCGCGTCGGATTTGCAGGAGGCGTCGCGGATCAGTCTCGACATGGTGTCGAAGTTCGGCTTCAACCGCGACGGCGATCTGTTCAGTCTCGCAGCGCTGCCGTCGCAGTACGCGGGCCTGCAAATGAAGAGCGCGATCGACCACGCGAACGTGCTGCTCAAGGAATTGAACGAATTGTGTTTTGGGCTATTGCACGCGTATGAACCCGTGCTGCGCGCTATCGCCGACGAATTGCTCGAGCAGGAGACCGTTCCCGGAGAGACGGTTTACCGGCTGATCCGGGAACATAAAAGCACGCTCAAGATCGTGCACGAGCCGGCTGCGGCTTAA
- a CDS encoding sulfite exporter TauE/SafE family protein encodes MFHFNFADGVLGPSLQTLDFYALLGIVVALLLGGMVKGVVSIGVPLVAMPILSHFLPIKSAVLLLSMPIILGNIPQALEGGNLLPTVRRIAAPLVGTVIGNIVGVSVLISLAPHRAQATAGAFLMIAALLLLATPRLTLSPRWAKPAGFVLGFGAALMESIASVPGPLLAMYLIATGATGKAFTKQIAIILVVSIVTLVLALSGGAHASWTDLLISACASLPVIVGMLLVRPLRDRLPPAAFRALVLVFVVAAATQMIWKSGILQAVFI; translated from the coding sequence ATGTTCCATTTCAATTTCGCCGATGGCGTGCTCGGCCCGAGCCTGCAGACACTCGATTTCTACGCGTTGCTGGGTATCGTCGTCGCGTTGTTGCTGGGCGGCATGGTCAAGGGCGTGGTCAGCATCGGCGTGCCGCTCGTCGCGATGCCGATTCTCAGCCACTTCCTGCCCATCAAAAGCGCGGTGCTGCTGCTGTCGATGCCGATCATTCTCGGCAATATCCCGCAGGCGCTGGAAGGCGGCAATTTGCTGCCCACGGTGCGGCGCATCGCGGCACCGCTGGTCGGCACGGTGATCGGCAATATCGTCGGCGTGAGCGTGCTGATTTCGCTGGCGCCGCATCGCGCGCAAGCGACTGCGGGCGCTTTTCTGATGATTGCCGCGTTGTTGCTGCTGGCGACGCCGCGTTTGACGCTGTCGCCGAGGTGGGCGAAGCCCGCCGGGTTCGTGCTGGGTTTCGGCGCGGCGCTGATGGAGAGCATCGCGTCGGTGCCGGGCCCTTTGCTGGCGATGTACCTGATCGCCACCGGCGCCACGGGGAAAGCGTTCACCAAGCAGATCGCGATCATTCTTGTGGTGTCGATCGTCACGCTGGTGCTCGCGTTGAGCGGCGGCGCGCATGCCAGTTGGACCGACCTGCTTATCTCGGCCTGCGCGAGCCTGCCGGTGATCGTGGGCATGCTGCTGGTGCGGCCGTTGCGCGACCGGCTGCCGCCGGCGGCATTCCGCGCGCTGGTGCTGGTGTTCGTGGTGGCGGCCGCCACGCAGATGATCTGGAAATCCGGGATTTTACAGGCTGTTTTTATATAA
- a CDS encoding acyltransferase family protein, with amino-acid sequence MNNRIAGFDGLRAIAVLMVFFQHRLFGDAGEIGHLGVWIFFALSGFLIIGILSAQRTRIETSGGRFGAELKRFLFRRTLRIFPIYYLMLVVMSVLMACGIASPELARGMPYHFAYLSNIWIGSVLHFWPGRYSHLWSLAIEEQFYLVFAPLLLLLAARRHRVVCWVIVAVGLVALLAMRAAHWQEITIYTHPLTNFWLLALGGIGGLTIARKQSASRAWLGHGATLFGLSLALVGLCASEPMWSQLDNPLLFTAISALYGVCIAALVCSVACCRNAVVIGLLETGWLAGLGRISYGFYLYHNLIPDLTRNRHAAALFGGTVPLWAHAVGIVASFAISIVMAMLSWRLIEAPILRLKSRSEVKTIEASTASVSPQPPVALASRRERARSDESRDQSRDTNTASDAV; translated from the coding sequence ATGAACAACCGGATTGCCGGCTTCGACGGACTGCGAGCGATTGCAGTCCTGATGGTATTTTTTCAGCACCGACTGTTCGGCGACGCCGGCGAGATCGGCCATCTCGGCGTATGGATTTTTTTCGCGCTCAGTGGCTTTCTGATCATCGGCATTCTGTCGGCGCAACGCACGCGGATCGAAACCTCCGGCGGCCGCTTCGGCGCCGAGCTCAAGCGCTTCCTGTTTCGCCGGACGCTGCGTATCTTTCCGATCTACTACCTGATGCTCGTGGTGATGAGCGTGCTGATGGCGTGCGGCATCGCGAGTCCGGAACTCGCAAGAGGCATGCCGTATCACTTCGCTTATCTGTCGAATATCTGGATCGGCTCGGTGCTGCATTTCTGGCCGGGGCGTTACTCGCACTTGTGGAGTCTCGCGATCGAAGAGCAGTTTTATCTCGTGTTTGCACCGCTTTTACTGCTACTGGCAGCGCGTCGGCATCGCGTGGTGTGCTGGGTGATCGTCGCGGTCGGTCTCGTCGCGTTGCTGGCCATGCGTGCGGCGCATTGGCAGGAAATCACCATTTACACGCACCCGTTGACCAATTTCTGGCTGCTGGCGTTGGGGGGAATCGGCGGCCTGACGATTGCGCGGAAGCAGAGCGCTTCGCGGGCCTGGCTCGGGCATGGCGCAACGTTGTTCGGTTTGAGTCTCGCGCTAGTGGGCTTGTGCGCGAGCGAGCCGATGTGGAGTCAGTTGGATAATCCGCTGCTCTTCACCGCGATCAGTGCGTTATACGGCGTTTGTATCGCGGCGCTGGTGTGCTCGGTGGCGTGCTGCCGCAACGCCGTGGTGATCGGCTTGCTCGAAACCGGCTGGCTGGCCGGGCTCGGGCGCATCAGCTACGGCTTTTATCTCTATCACAATCTGATCCCCGACCTGACCCGCAACCGTCACGCGGCTGCGCTGTTCGGCGGCACGGTGCCGTTGTGGGCGCACGCTGTTGGCATCGTGGCGTCGTTTGCAATTTCAATCGTCATGGCGATGTTGTCGTGGCGCTTGATCGAAGCGCCGATTCTTCGGTTGAAGTCGCGGAGTGAGGTGAAGACGATCGAAGCGAGCACGGCTTCGGTTTCGCCGCAGCCACCGGTCGCTTTGGCATCCCGTCGCGAGCGGGCTCGAAGCGACGAATCACGCGATCAAAGCCGCGACACCAACACCGCTTCAGACGCCGTTTAA